In Clostridium ljungdahlii DSM 13528, the genomic window CTACTTTGTGAGACAGCCTGCTGTACAGTGTTTAATGATATGCCAACACAAACCATTCCTACTTGCTTGCCGTCTGCAGTAAATATTGGAACAAATGCTCTAAGTGACTTACCCAATGTTCCCTCAGCAGTTGAAACGTATTCATGGCCTTTCAGAACCTCTACATCGTCACCACCAACAAAATGCTTTCCTAGCTGATTTATATCTGGATGCGATTTTCTTATACCTTTCATGTCAGTAACTACAACAAATTCTACATCAGTTGATTTTCTTATTTTATTCGCTAGTTCTTGAATGATTTTTTCATTTTTCTTATCACTTAAAGATTCAATTATAGTAGGTGAACTGGCAGCCATCCTAGCAATATAGGACGCTTTATTAGATAGATTTTTTTCTGCATTACTTGATATTTTTGCACTTATAAGAACATCTGTTACTAATAGAGAAATGGCCACCACGCCGCAAACAAGTAAAGTTATAGTGGTCTGTAAAGTTAATCTAGGTTTTTTTATTCTCATATTTCCTCCAAACACTTTGTATTTAAATCTATTTTAATTATAACATGTTTTCCATTAATCTTCATATAAATGCTATTTCTGTCATGTGACGACTTATTTTTTTCCACTTTCTAAGAATATTTTTTCCATTATTTTAATATTTGACTTATAGTAATCTGGGTGATATAATTTAATACTGCATAAGACAATTATTATGCGGTATTAAGTATCCAAACACTTAACCCAACATGGGGGCGCAATGGTTTCGACAGGGGTGTGATGTGTTTGAGAAGCGAGTCGAGGGAACCTGTGGGCCCGCGTTAAAAAACTATGGGATTAAATATAAACGAAAATAATAACGAAAATTTAGCTTTAGCAGCATAGTCTGCTAGCCGTCAGCCTAGACTTCCCGCGATCTAGGGTCTGGCGCCGATAGCGGGGAAACGAGCCTAGGAAAGCTTTGACCTAGGAACGGAATTTATGAAGCTACTGAATTCAGAAGCCTGTCCTTAGGCGTCTGAAGGAGGGAATTTTAAATTAAGGACTGCACTCGGAGATGCTCAAATGTTTCTGCTTTTGGACAGGGGTTCGATTCCCCTCGCCTCCACCATACATAATGACCGTACTGGAATCCAGTACGGTTTTTTAATACAAGTTTATTGAATAAAGTAATTAGTGAAAGTATATAATTATTAATACCATATTGTAAATAGTATAGACTAGAAAATTTATAAAATAAATGATTTTAAATTGTGCAATGTATTATAATATAAATATAAAAAAGAAAAGCATTTGTTGATTTGAAAACTCAATAAATGCTTTATTTTTTATATTTGGAGGATGATAAGCTGATTTTTGCTTTGGAATTCTTAAGTGGAATTGTGGAAAGAATCCAGTCCCCAATAAATATATTGACTATACGTATACAGTAACAAAAAAACGAATAGCAACGTTTCGTTGACAAATTTTCAGCACTTTTTGGTAGACTGCAACCTTTCGTTTTCTATATAATTGAAGAATAGAGACCAGCTATGAGAAGTCAATAGATTTTATAAAAAAATTTGTAATATGTTTAAAATATATAAATACTTTAATTCGCAAGAGTAAGATTTTGCGAATTAAAAATATTAACTTGATTTAAACCCACTACTATGCTAAATTAGATTTATAAGTTGTAACTTATAAATTATAAAAAAGTTTATATATTTGAGTTTTCTAGGGTTCCGCAGTTTGTAACTGGCTGGTCCGAGAGGAAGCGCACATTTAATTGTGTACACGGAAGGATAAAAGCCTGGGAGATATTTTTGTAATATTTCCTTAGGCTTTTTGTTTTATTTTCTTTTAAATAAGCCATGAAATATTACTATACTAATCTTAATTAATAAAATTTAGGGAGGTAAAGTTTATGGAATGGATTTATTTAGTTATAGCAGGTTTTTTCGAAATAAGCTGGGCAATAGGGCTGAAGTACTCGCAGGGATTTACAAAAATATTACCTAGCATCCTAACTGTTATAGGAATGATTGCAAGCTTCTATTTTTTATCATTGTCTTTAAAAAGATTACCATTAGGCAATGCATATGCAATTTGGACAGGGATAGGAACTGTTGGCACTGTAGTGTTAGGTGTTATTTTATTTAAAGAACCAATTAATGTAATGCGTATGAGTTGTATTGTATTTATAGTTCTTGGAATCGTTGGTTTAAAATTAATATCAATAGACTAATAATTGTATATAGCTTATAAATAACAAAAATAAATATAATTTTAATTAAAGAAAAGTGATAAGAAGAAAATATGCAGTTATTTAGCTTTAATATGAAGGAGGAATTTTAATGAAAAAGTTTGTTATTGAAGATGATTTTTGGAGTCTGTTTCCAGGTGCAAGGATAGGAATTATAGTTTGTCATGGCATAGATAACTTTATAAAAGATGAAGATCAATACAAGAATATGATTAGTAAGTCAGAAAAGGAAGCATTAAAATATTTGGAGAATGTAGAATTCAGCAGCAATGAAGTCATAAAAGTATGGAGAGAAGCCTTCCAAAAGTTTAAAACAAAGAAAGGTGCAAGATCATCTATTGAAGCATTGTTAAAACGAGTTGATAAAGGAACTCATATAGGAACTATTAATCCGCTAGTTGATATTTACAATTCTATTTCTTTAACATATGCATTGCCTTGTGGTGGAGAGGATATGGATAAATTTGCTGGTGATATAAGATTGACTAAGGCAGTTGGAGATGAAAGCTTTATTACATTAGGAACAGATGAGAGTGCACTACCATATGAAGGTGAAATAGTATATAAAGATAACGAAGGAGCAATTTGCAGATGTTTTAATTGGCGTGAATCAGTAAGAACAATGCTCACTGAAAATACAAGGAATGCTTTTTTGTGCATTGAATTAGTTGATGAGAGAAGAGTTAAAGATTTTGAGAATGCTTTAAAAGATTTAGCAAAAATAGTACAGGATAATTTAGGTGGAACGTGCAAGATTTCAATTCTTGATATTAACAATAAAGAAGTATTAATAGATTAATTTGAGGTTAAAGGTCTAAATGACCTTTAACGAGTAACTCGTGAGCGAAAGCGGTCAGGATTGCTTGTCCCATGGTTATACGAAAGGAGAAAAAAAGGTAATGAGTGGTTTTAGTTATAAAGATATTTATATGGAAGATGGAAGAAGGGTACTGGAGATTAATGTACTTCCAGAAAAGTATTGTAATTTTGATTGCATATTTTGTCCTATTGGAAGGTCGAAAAATAAGGTAGATACAAAAATGTCATTTGATGAAATAGACAGCTCATTGATTGAACTTGGAAACAGGATAGAAAGTACAAAAGCAGAATTAGTTTTTATTAACTCAAAAGGAGAAGCCTTAGTAAATGATAAAATTGGTGATATTATTGACTTTATCAAAGACAAAGGTTTGCCTGTAAGACTACTTTCTAATGGATATTTACTAGGTAGAGATGAATATATGAAAATTGCTAATAAATGTGATGAGGTTGTTGGAGAAATAAAAATAATAACAGAAGAAGGCTTTCAAAAAGTTCAAAGACCTATTGAAGGATATACATTAGCAGAATATATTTCAAACATGGTTTCTTTTAATAAACAATACAAAGGAAAATTTATATTTGAAATTACTATCATTAAAGGCTATAACGATGATGAAGAATCAATTGAGAAGATAAAAAATATTATTAAAGCAATATCTCCTGACAAAATAATTGTAGCAAGAATGGAAGATGAAAAATTTAAGAAAAAACTTGGTATAAATGATGAACGATTTGAGGAAATTTCAAGTACATTATTAAATATTTAGTAATGCTAATATATTATATTTTTATAAAACGTCGTAAGTGTAAATTGTAATATTTAATCAAGAATTGCAGTAAATGATAAGAAATAAAATAGCGAAAGAATTAGAGGTGTAATTATGTTTAGAGATATGAGAAGAAAAAAACAATTATTATCCAAAGAAGAGACAATTGAAATTCTAAAGTTATGTACATCTGGCGTCTTAGGTGTAATTGGTGACGATGATTATCCATATACCGTTCCAATAAGTTATGTTTTTAAAGACGGCAAACTATTTATGCATGGTGCAAAACAAGGGCATAAGATTGACAGCATTAAAAGGAATGATAAAGTGACATTTTGTGTTATAGAAAAAGACGAAGTAATACAAAAAACTTTTACTACCCATTTTCGGAGTGTTTCCATATTTGGCAGAGCAAGGATTCTTACAAACGATTCCGATAGGAGATATGCCATTGAAAGTTTAGTTGAAAAATATTCACCTGACTATATTAAAGAAGGGCAGCAAGAAATTGAAAGAGAATGGAATAGAGTATGTTTAATTGAAGTCAAAATCGAACATATGACAGGTAAGGCAGCTATAGAAATTGTTAATAGTAATAAATAAACCAGTTCGTATTATTCTTATTTTGTTTACTAATAAAAAGGCAGAGTTATGCCTTTTTTATTTTATATGAAGATTAAAAACGAATAATAAGAAAGTATTTTGAGCAAAGCAAATAAACTATTAAAATAATTAATAGTTAAAATTTTACATAAAACTATTAGTCTAGTTATAATATTGCTTAGTTAATAGGGACATAATCCTTGTTATCTCTCATAACAGCAAAAACAATGCGTGTTAATTTATTAGCTGTAGCTCCTATTGCAACTAAGTGATGTTTACCCTCACTTCGTTTTTTATTATAATATTCATTAAGAGGACTGTCATGTAAGACACATGTTGAAGCAGATAAAAATAAGGCACGTCTAAGATACGGTGAACCTCTTTTGGACATTTTATTGTTATTAGATAGAAATTGTCCTGATTGCTTAACAGTAGGATCAATGCCAGCATAAGCTACAAGACTAGAAGAGTTTTTAAAACGTTTAATATCACCAATTTCACTAAGAATAATAGCAGCAGTTACGGAACCAATTCCAGGAATAGTTGTTAGATGGCAGTCAAATTTACTATAATAAAACTCAATTTCTGAATCTAGAGATTTCATTTGTTTTTCAAGGAATAGTATTTGACTAATAAGTTGTTTTATTTGAAATTTAAAAGCTTTTTTAGCTATCTTAATGCCAAAGGTATTTTTAGCTGCATTTTGAATCTCATCAGCCTTATTAAAACCAAGTCTTCCCTTACTTTTTGTTTTCAATAGTTTAGTTAAATCATTTATATCCAATTCTAATATTCCTTCTGGAGTTTGGCATTTTTCGAGAACAGCTTTAGAACTTGCACCCCAAATATCAGAAAATAGTTTATCATATTCAGGGAAAATTTGGTCAAGTACTGTAATTATTCTGCATTTAAGTTCAGAAATTTCAGTAGTTAAAGAAAGTTTATATCTGCAAAGCTGTCTTAGAGCAAGAAGTTTATCATCACAAAGTTTTGTATTAGTAAATTTACCAAATCTAATAACTTCAGCAATTATAAAAGAATCTTTCGTATCGTTTTTAGTTTTACGAATATACAAATTTCTAAAACTATCTGATTGAATAGGATTAATAACGTTTATCTCATATCCCTTTGTTAGTAAAAATGAATATAATGACAGCCAATAATGCCCCGTAGCTTCAAGTCCAAATATAACTTTAGAATTGCCAGTATATTTTTTTATATGTTCAATTAATTTATTTCCACCGCTATGGGAATTAGCAAACTTTATAGATTTGCCGATTATGGAGCCAGTATCATCAATAATAGTAGCTTCATGATTATTCTTACCAATATCAACACCAACAATATACATAAAAAGTCACCTTCATTTAAAAGATTATTTAGATAGAATCCTCTCATCTATGCAAGTTACAGCCTAGTTCGATATACGAAAAATTGTAAAAATACAATTGACATCCAGCTCATACGCAACATCTCGCAAAGAAGAGGCAGCAGTCTCTGCTCCGAGGTCAAAAAGCCTCATGGGGGTGAGCGTAAACCTCTATCTATACGAGAATATTGTCTCAAAAGATGAGTTATTAAACAATAGTTATATAAATGAACTTTAGAACTATAAAGATGTTATATAGATTAAAGTTTTAGGCAGGAAAACTATTATTTAATGTTTACATGTTTATCATACTAGGGGGCGAGTTAATGAGCATATCTGAAAGATTACAGAAGTTAAGAAAACATGAAGGATATTCGCAGGAACAGTTAGCAGAAAAATTAGGAGTAACAAGACAAGCAATATCAAAATGGGAAAGTAACCAAGGCAATCCAGATATCAATAATATTATTAAATTAAGTGAAATTTATAATGTTAGTACGGATTATTTATTAAAAGGTGAAGAGCAGATAAGTAAGCCAATAGAAATTAATTCTAAAGAAAATAAGGAGAATATTAAATCCGGAAAAACGTTTAATAAACTTTTATTTATTGCTGGTATTTCTGCTATTGCAATTCTGTTTCTTTTTACATTTACTTTTTTAATAAAAACATTTTTAGGAGGTCATTGAAATGAAAACAAAATGTTTTTTAGTACTTGTTTTTGTATTTACAGTTTTATTATCTGCTTGTGGAAATTTATCAGGTGATGGCAATAAAACGACTGGTTTGTCATCAAAAATTTCCCCTAAACAAACTATACAAATTGCTTTTGAAGCACTAAAGAATGGGGATTCCAAGAAATTTAACCAATTTATTCAATATAATGATCGACGGGAAGGCGTTTTTGTATATAAGGATAATAAGCTTTTTGGCAATAATTTAGATGAAACAGAGAAAGAGTTTATAAAGAATTTTTCTTATGATATAGGGGAAGTTAAAGAAAATGGGAATGTCACAACAGCTCAAGTGAAAATTACTAACCGTGATTTATCAAATGCATATAAAGATATACCGCATTATAAAGATGCAGATAATCCACTTATTGAAGCAATTAAAAATTCTGATAATAAAATGGTTACAAGTAACTTGAAAATAACTCTTAACAAAACGGATGGAATGTGGAAAATTCAAATGGATGCGGCTTTGGCTGATGCTCTTTGTGGAGGACTATTAAAGAAGATGCTGCATGGGTTTTTATATAATATAATGTGATTTTTCTCTGCTATAATTATTCACTTGTTATAATCATGTTTCATCATTTAATATTTCTACCTATTAACATATTAACTAGTTCTTTAACTTTGAGATTTTTTTGACTATGTTTATTAATAACTGCGCCTAATATAGCCGGAATATTAGGTGTAATCGGAATTAAAACAACATTATTAGCTAAATAAGAACTAGCTTGTTTACGTGTTATTAAAGCAGCAGCACCTTGGTTAGCTTGTACACAACTAAAAATAGTTTCTGGCCTACCCCTAAATATAATATTAGGAACAATACTATGTTCTTCAAAGAAAGTCTTACATAGATTAGCTACGCATGTATAAGATTCCATTAGCATAAGAGGAGTATTTTTTAATTGTTCTGTAGTAACATGCTTTAATTGGGCTAAAGAGTCATCCTTATTAACAGCTAAAACGATTTCGTCTGTAGAAATAGGAATAAAGATATTTTTACTATTAGCTAGATTTTGTTCATGCCAATAAGTTAATGCTATATCAAAACTATTACTTAGCAATCTGCGAAATAATTGCGGTTCTTCTAGTTCTATAATATTGATTTTGAAAGAAGGATTCTTTAATTTAAATTGATTTATTGGAACATATAAGCCAAAGTAACCTATAAAAGGCAAAGATATTACTGTTATTCTATTTTTGTATCTAGGCTGCAACTTTTGTGCCATATATTTCAAACGATAAAATCCTTCTAATAACTGTCTAGCTTGAGGTAATAATTGTTTTCCTTCATCTGTTAATTCAATACGTCTATGTTGGCGATTAAAAAGTTGAATGCCTAATTCATTTTCTAATGCTTGAATCTGTTTACTAATAGAAGATTGAACAATATTTAGCTCCAAGGCAGCTTCTATGTAACTACCAGTATCTACTATAGTTACAAAATACCTCAATTGGTCTTCCGTCATAATATCTCACCTGCTTTATTTTTAAATTAATTACTTTAATTAGGCAATTTATTCTGAACTAAGTTTAATTATATAATATTTCAAAATTCATTACAATAATGCAACTACTTGTATCTATTATAGTTATCAATGAATCTTACTCAGTGGGAAAAGCAGATATCCCACATCTTTGATTTGGTGATAATCGCTTCCTCTTTAGAGTTTTGTTTCTCCCACTAAATTAGATGAATTATCTAGGGGCGTAGCTACTGTTATCTCCCACTTTGGTATAAGTTGGAGTATTACAGTAGATAGCCATCAGATAAAATATGCTAATTAGTCCCCTGCCATAATATTTTTCTTGTTTAATCCTAAAATAGATTGCATATAACTAACAGTTTCTCTTATTCCATTTCTGAATTAGTTACGTAATAGTTGGAATTGATTGAAGCCGCTATTTTTTGATATCATTTTAACAAAGGTACCTTAATATTTTTTAACATGACTATTCAGTTAAGTACTTATAGAACTTTGTATGTAGCTAAATATTCATGTTTGTCCTGTTTATTAATTTTCAAATATATAATGTTTCATTATCTTATCTTATAGCAGAAAAGAAACTTGGAACTGCTGCAGATGCGGGATTATCAGTAGCATTTTTCGCGGCGGGCGGTTTCGTAATGGGGTTGTTATATGGAAAACTAGCAAAGATAGCTAGAAACTGTACCACATCAGTTGGTTGTTTGATGTTAGTAGTATCTTTTGTGATCATAGCATCTGCAAGTAATTTAAATATGTGTTATGTGGGAAGCATATTCTTTGGAATGGCTATTGCATCAACTTTACCGGGTATTTTTATAAATACTGGAATGTCTGTAGATACATTTTCAGCTGGTATGGCAATTTCAGCCGTAACATGTGCACAAAATTTTGGTCAATTCATTTGTCCATTTATTGTTAATCCACTTTCTGCAGTAATTAGTGGAGGCAGTAATGTAATCACCTGCTTTATTATTGGAGCAGTTCTGGCAGCTATTTTAACTATAATAATGCTGCTCTGGGGAATTAAGAAAAATATCGCTTATTAAAAGTTCAAATTTGTAGAAGTAAATTAAAATGTTCAGTATTATTCTTGTGACATTCCGTAAGGGATTAAAAAATAAAATATTCGAGGAGGATAAAAAATGAAAATTGAAGCAGCAGTTGTTTTTGAAAAAGGACAACCATTTCAAATTGAAGAACTAGAATTAGATGCTCCAAAATTTGATGAAGTATTGGTTAAAGTAACAGCTTGTGGTGTTTGCCATACTGATGAAGTTGCACGTCAACAAATTATACCAGTGCCCCTTCCAGCAGTATTTGGACATGAAGGCTGCGGAATTATTGAAGAAGTAGGTCCAGGTATTACTAATTTTAAAAAAGGAGATCGTGTTGGTTTTTCTTATGGATATTGTGGTACATGTGAAGCGTGTCGTTCTGGTCAACCTTATGGCTGTGAAGTAAATCGTAAATTAAATTTCTTTGGAACGCAATTTGATGGAACTAAACGCCTTCACTATAATGGTGAAGACGTATCTTCATTCTTTGGACAAGGCGCATTTGCAACATATGCAGTTGTTCATGCCAATAATTTAATTCCTGTACCAGATGATGTGGATCTAAACATGGTTGGTCCTATGGGATGTGGTATCCAAACAGGTGCAGGTGCGGTTTTAAATTATTTGAAACCAGATCCAGCAAGTTCTATTGTTGTTACAGGAATTGGTGCAGTAGGCTTAAGTGCTATCATGGCAGCTAAAATTGCGGGATGTACAACTATTATTGCTGTTGGAGGATCATCTAAATCAAAATCATCTGATATTATCGATGCTAAATTAGAAATGGCTAAAGAGTTTGGTGCAACTCATACAATCAATAGTACTAGAGTTGAAAGTGTAGTTGATGAAGTGAAAAAAATAACTCGCATTGGTGCAAATTATGCAATTGACTGTACAGGTAATGGCACATGTGTCCGACAATCCTTAAATTGTACCCGTTCTTTAGGTACATGTGTTGTATTAGGTGCGACACAAGATCTTACAATTAATGTAGAAAATGAATTAATGGGCTCAGGGAAGAAATTGGTAGGAATTGTTGAAGGCTGTTCTATTCCTCAAATCTTTATTCCCGAATTATTAGAGTACTATAAAAAAGGAATGTTTCCATTTGATAAATTAATTACTTATTATAATTTTAAAGATATTAATAAAGCTTTTGAAGATGTGAATAAAGGTAAAGTTGTTAAAGCTATATTAAAAATGGAAAACTAGGGGGGAAAAAAATGAATCAATATTATCCCAATTTAGGTAGCACAATTAAAATTGCTGGATTAACATTAAAAAATCGTATGATAGGTTCTCCAATTTCAATTCCAGAAATCGGGCCAGACGAAAACTTAACAAGAGATAACATTTCTTTTTATAGCTTGCGAGCAAAAGGTGGAGCAGCTGTTATCACTGTAAGTGAAGGAATTGTGCATAGCGCTACAGGTAAATCTCATACAAAACATATCCTACTAGACACTCGCATGAGTTTACCATCATTAACAGAATTAGCTCGTATAATTCATCGCCATAACTGCTTTGCTTCTATGGAATTATCACACGGCGGTAAATACGCTGGTAACCGCAGTCAATCAAATAAACAAGCTAAACGTTTTGGTCCTGTTGATGAAATTTGGGCAGATGGTACACATGTTTATGAAATGCCAGAAGATTTAATTCTTGAAATTGCTGATAGTTTTGGTAAGGCAGCAGCCTTGGTTAAGGAAGCTGGTTTCGATATGGTATTAGTTCATGGTGGTCATGGATGGTTAATAAATCAATTCATGTCTCCTAACACTAATACAAGAACTGATAAATGGGGTGGAAGCTTCGAAAATAGAATGCGTTTTCCTTTTTTATGTGTTGAAAAGATTCGTGAAGCAGTTGGGCCTAATTTTCCAATTGAATTCCGTATGAGTGGAGCAGAATATACTGAAGGTGGTTATGACATTAACTATGGTGTTAAAATTGCTCAAGCATTAGATGGTAAAGTAGATTTAATTCATGTATCTGCAGGTGTTCATGAAAATAGAGGTGCATTTGTTATCACACATCCTTCTGTTTTTATTGAACATGGATGCAACGTTCATTTAGCAGCAGAGATTAAGAAACATGTTAAGACTCCAGTTGCTACATTAGGTGGCTTAAATGATCCTGATATGATGGAGGATATAATTGCTAGTGGTAAAGC contains:
- a CDS encoding radical SAM protein, encoding MSGFSYKDIYMEDGRRVLEINVLPEKYCNFDCIFCPIGRSKNKVDTKMSFDEIDSSLIELGNRIESTKAELVFINSKGEALVNDKIGDIIDFIKDKGLPVRLLSNGYLLGRDEYMKIANKCDEVVGEIKIITEEGFQKVQRPIEGYTLAEYISNMVSFNKQYKGKFIFEITIIKGYNDDEESIEKIKNIIKAISPDKIIVARMEDEKFKKKLGINDERFEEISSTLLNI
- a CDS encoding membrane protein; this translates as MKTKCFLVLVFVFTVLLSACGNLSGDGNKTTGLSSKISPKQTIQIAFEALKNGDSKKFNQFIQYNDRREGVFVYKDNKLFGNNLDETEKEFIKNFSYDIGEVKENGNVTTAQVKITNRDLSNAYKDIPHYKDADNPLIEAIKNSDNKMVTSNLKITLNKTDGMWKIQMDAALADALCGGLLKKMLHGFLYNIM
- a CDS encoding pyridoxamine 5'-phosphate oxidase family protein is translated as MFRDMRRKKQLLSKEETIEILKLCTSGVLGVIGDDDYPYTVPISYVFKDGKLFMHGAKQGHKIDSIKRNDKVTFCVIEKDEVIQKTFTTHFRSVSIFGRARILTNDSDRRYAIESLVEKYSPDYIKEGQQEIEREWNRVCLIEVKIEHMTGKAAIEIVNSNK
- a CDS encoding IS110 family transposase, which encodes MYIVGVDIGKNNHEATIIDDTGSIIGKSIKFANSHSGGNKLIEHIKKYTGNSKVIFGLEATGHYWLSLYSFLLTKGYEINVINPIQSDSFRNLYIRKTKNDTKDSFIIAEVIRFGKFTNTKLCDDKLLALRQLCRYKLSLTTEISELKCRIITVLDQIFPEYDKLFSDIWGASSKAVLEKCQTPEGILELDINDLTKLLKTKSKGRLGFNKADEIQNAAKNTFGIKIAKKAFKFQIKQLISQILFLEKQMKSLDSEIEFYYSKFDCHLTTIPGIGSVTAAIILSEIGDIKRFKNSSSLVAYAGIDPTVKQSGQFLSNNNKMSKRGSPYLRRALFLSASTCVLHDSPLNEYYNKKRSEGKHHLVAIGATANKLTRIVFAVMRDNKDYVPIN
- a CDS encoding LysR family transcriptional regulator — translated: MTEDQLRYFVTIVDTGSYIEAALELNIVQSSISKQIQALENELGIQLFNRQHRRIELTDEGKQLLPQARQLLEGFYRLKYMAQKLQPRYKNRITVISLPFIGYFGLYVPINQFKLKNPSFKINIIELEEPQLFRRLLSNSFDIALTYWHEQNLANSKNIFIPISTDEIVLAVNKDDSLAQLKHVTTEQLKNTPLMLMESYTCVANLCKTFFEEHSIVPNIIFRGRPETIFSCVQANQGAAALITRKQASSYLANNVVLIPITPNIPAILGAVINKHSQKNLKVKELVNMLIGRNIK
- a CDS encoding MFS transporter — translated: MFVLFINFQIYNVSLSYLIAEKKLGTAADAGLSVAFFAAGGFVMGLLYGKLAKIARNCTTSVGCLMLVVSFVIIASASNLNMCYVGSIFFGMAIASTLPGIFINTGMSVDTFSAGMAISAVTCAQNFGQFICPFIVNPLSAVISGGSNVITCFIIGAVLAAILTIIMLLWGIKKNIAY
- a CDS encoding NAD(P)-dependent alcohol dehydrogenase, encoding MKIEAAVVFEKGQPFQIEELELDAPKFDEVLVKVTACGVCHTDEVARQQIIPVPLPAVFGHEGCGIIEEVGPGITNFKKGDRVGFSYGYCGTCEACRSGQPYGCEVNRKLNFFGTQFDGTKRLHYNGEDVSSFFGQGAFATYAVVHANNLIPVPDDVDLNMVGPMGCGIQTGAGAVLNYLKPDPASSIVVTGIGAVGLSAIMAAKIAGCTTIIAVGGSSKSKSSDIIDAKLEMAKEFGATHTINSTRVESVVDEVKKITRIGANYAIDCTGNGTCVRQSLNCTRSLGTCVVLGATQDLTINVENELMGSGKKLVGIVEGCSIPQIFIPELLEYYKKGMFPFDKLITYYNFKDINKAFEDVNKGKVVKAILKMEN
- a CDS encoding helix-turn-helix domain-containing protein, with amino-acid sequence MSISERLQKLRKHEGYSQEQLAEKLGVTRQAISKWESNQGNPDINNIIKLSEIYNVSTDYLLKGEEQISKPIEINSKENKENIKSGKTFNKLLFIAGISAIAILFLFTFTFLIKTFLGGH
- a CDS encoding DMT family transporter, whose amino-acid sequence is MEWIYLVIAGFFEISWAIGLKYSQGFTKILPSILTVIGMIASFYFLSLSLKRLPLGNAYAIWTGIGTVGTVVLGVILFKEPINVMRMSCIVFIVLGIVGLKLISID
- a CDS encoding B3/B4 domain-containing protein: MKKFVIEDDFWSLFPGARIGIIVCHGIDNFIKDEDQYKNMISKSEKEALKYLENVEFSSNEVIKVWREAFQKFKTKKGARSSIEALLKRVDKGTHIGTINPLVDIYNSISLTYALPCGGEDMDKFAGDIRLTKAVGDESFITLGTDESALPYEGEIVYKDNEGAICRCFNWRESVRTMLTENTRNAFLCIELVDERRVKDFENALKDLAKIVQDNLGGTCKISILDINNKEVLID